TTTTCTACCCAGTGATCTCAAATCACTGATTTGAGCCAGTCCCCAAATGGCAGTGGGTGGAGATATGGGGCGTTGTGTGAGAAAAGGTTGTGTCTGtgagagggggaagaaaggaatGTGTGAGGAAGAgagagctctctctctgtgtgtgtgtgtgtgtgtgtgtgtggtttttaattctgcttggtttaagaacatgagagggcagagtttggggattgCCTGATTTACTTGCTTCCGACAGGGAGGTAGACTGTATCTGATTTTGTACCTGGATAGCTTTTTCCTCCCCAAATTTCTCTACTTCTCagtgtctaatccaggcatccccaaacttcagccctccaggtgttctggaccataattcctatcatccctgaccactggtcctcttagctagggatcatgggatatgtaggccaaaacatctggaaggcccgtttgggggtgcctggtctaattgCGGGAGTTTcagagtttaactatgtactgcacaaatcatagaatcatgagtGGGAAAGGAACCcaaagtcatctagcccaaccccctgcaatgcacgaatctcaaCTTAAGGCATCCATGgcagattgccatccaacctctgcttaaaaacctccaagaaaggagtcTTCACCACTTACCGAGGGAGTCCACTCCACTGTCGAACATTTTATGTCAGAAatctcttcctgatgtttaattggaatctcctttcttgaagccatgggttcgggtcctacccccccaatcaggagaaagcaagcgtgctccaacttccatgggacagcccttcaggtatctgaagaggtctatcctatctcctcttagtctcctcttttccaggctaaacagacccagttctgggcgccacaatttaagaaggatgttgagaagctggaaggtgtgtaGAGGGGAGGAACCAAGAAGATgaagggtctgaaaaccaagccttagggggaatggctgaaggagctgggtatgtttagcctggaaaagaggagactgagaggagatacgattcTATGATTGATGCCGCCTGCCGAGGTCCCCATGCCTTGCCACCCATCTTCTGAGGAACCCAGAGTAGCACTtaagtgttttttggggggagggagcaaagcCACCCTGTCTGCACCCTttcactggctgctgctgctgcagcagaagaTGCATCTCTTCCTCCTGGTCCTTGACAGCGAAGGCATTCTCTTTGTGGGACCCACATTGTTTGTTGAATTCATCCTGTTGTGTTATGCCTGGAACAGTTTTGACCTGTTTTATAAATGcctacagtgctttttttctgggtgggacgcaggggtacgcatacacctaaaccattttgtgaatctttgtacttttgtgcatttactgtacagtacagtggtgcctcgggttacaaacgcttcaggttacagactccgctaacccagaaatagtacctcatgttaagaacagtttcaggttaagaacggacctccggaacgaattaagttcttaaccagaggtaccactgtatttatttttcccaattcaaACTATTAAATAGTGATTTTATTGAgtccaagaaaaaaaagcactgaatgtgCATTATATGGTTGTAATCTGCCCTCCCTGTGACCATCCAGTTATGGGCAGGGAGgaaactttaaaaatattattcatttcCCCTTTCAAACGAGGAGCAatttgttaattaaaaaaaaaccagatgctACATGATGGAAGTTCCTCAAAAAGCTTTACAAAAGTCCAGGTGCTTAAATAAATGGAACAAAAGTGGCTCCAGAACATGGACAAAGCGCAAACCCAGGATTTCGAAAGCAGTGATTtctaatgaaggggggggggtgtcctgaaaAGCAAGTTCTACttttatttaaacaaatgcaATTGTGTAAAATTCAAGCTCTAAAATGATGCAAAATCCAGAAAGAGATTGAAAGCATGGAGCTTATAGGATGCACAGAAATAATCTCTCCAACGCAATGGATTGTCTTACATTAATCACAAACACTGACATAAAAACCAAACCTCCGCCCCatctgcagagctttccaaaaaaTTCCCAGTTGTTCCATTGGGGGTGGGAAACTGCTTTCAGCTCCCTTCAACATACCAGCCTTCCCCGAGCAATACTAAAGCCACTGCATTTAAatcactgtgataccactttaaaacagtcatggcttcctccaaagaattgtgggagtatcacagagctacaaattcTAGAGTTCCCTAGCAGGAGGGATAGCcttttaagccactctgggaaacgTAGCTCTACTAGGGGAATAGGGGCATCTCCTAAcaatgctctacgtggggctacctttgaaggtaactcggaaactacaactaatccagagtgTGGCAGCTAGCCTGGTGATTGGGAGCaaccgctgagaccatataacactggtcttaaaaTACCTATattagctcccagtatgtttctgagcacaattcaaagtgttggtgctagcctttaaagccctaaacggcctcggcccagtatccctgaaggagcgtctccattcccaccattcagcccggacactgaggtccaactccaagggtcttctggcagttccctccctgtgagaagtgaggttacagggaaccaggcagagggccttcttggtagtggcaccctccctgtggtacgccctcccatcggatgttaaggaaataaataactatctgatgtttagaagatatctgaaggcagccctgtatcggaaaGTTTTTAATATTAGATTTTTTAATTGTccttttaaaattaaacttttaaaatccttttaaaatccACAGAGAGGCTGTGAAAACTCAGTTGGATGggtagattcttcttcttcttcttcaccgcATCCATGACAAActgtagctcccagaattctttgcgggaAACCATGGCTGTTCGAAGTGCTTCAAAATGTACGGTTGAAGATGGCCTTAGCACCACCCAAGAGGTTCAAGGTGCAACTTGACCTACTAGAATATACTGCCGAGCCACAGCCTTGCCCCAAACATTTGACGTTAACAAAACAGGATGACGGCAAGAGGCAAATTTTGTAGCTCACAAATGCAAAAGGAAACAAAGTGATGGGATTGAATAGCATTTGCCCAAGAGTCCAACTGCTcatcttttaaataaaacaaagaatttCCCATTAATATCGGTCTCCAGGCCAGATGAACAGGGTTCCGGCGCTGGGTTTGTAAGCAAGGGACCGTATATCCAGAGTTTTCCTGTGTGGCCTCTTTGATGTGAAGAACCGCTTGAACTCTCCTTGAGGTTCTTCCCAGGCTGCAGGCACCCCTTTGGCTTCTCCGGGGAGTGGCTTCTCTGATGGAAAATAAGGCTCCCCCTGTAAGTGAAGCTTTTCTCGCACTGTAGACATTCGTActgcttctcccctgtgtgggttctctgatgaGCAATAAGCCTCACGTTGTGGCTTCACTCTTTCTGCACTCTTTCACGTTGTGGCCTCactctttccgcactccaggcATTTGTACGGTTTCTCCTCTGGGTGGGCAGTGTGTTGGTGACTCAAGCCCGGTTCCTCTGTCAAAGTCTTCCCACCCAATGAAtaccttttccttctctttcccttgTGAAAGACATGCAAGCTCAGGATTTCCTCGCCCGGAGAAGCAGAGGATTCAGTCCTCTCATCCCTGGAGTTGTTTCCATCCAGCATTTTAGGTCTCCTTCGCTTTGCAAACACCTCTTTCCCCGCTTCCTGCTCGACTCTTTCCAAAGACAGCAGAGATGGCTCCTtataaatttcatattcttcccCTTCACCtgctggggaaaataaaataaaatttcattagGGGTTCAAGGCAAAAACTAAGACCTAGCAGCTTATATTTGGTCAACATCTCCAATATTCTTCCCTTTTCCTCTTTACACACTGCGCTGAGACCTATGTTACCTTTGGCGTATGCTAGTATTTCAGAGAACACCACACATTCATTTCAGGTCCATTTCCCACTTGATTTCTGCATATCAATTTCCATAATTTTAACATAATGGGGTAGAAGACAAGAAAAACCATCTTGGGGAAAGCTCACACTTCTGTGGTTGCTGTTACTTGGATGGTAAATCAATTGTGTAATGATCAGCTACCAAAACAGTCACTACAAAGGTTTGTTCTGCAGTTCTGTACACCAGGTTACACACAGCTGGATGAGCATTTGATCTGCAATTGTAGTCTAGGAAGGGCAGCTATTGGGGTGAGCTTTCATATTGCAGCCTTTCTGCCAATGAGCTGATTTGTCCTGACTTTAGGCAAGCTCTCAGCAGTCAGGAGGTGGGACTCCAGAGAAGTTGGCTGACACTCCCAAGGCGCTCGGGGGCAGGTGGGTGTTCCAAAAGAGGCAGAAGCCAAGTTCCAGAGCAAAGGGGGTATCAGGCCAGATGAAAGCACCTAAAAGAGGGCTTCCCCCAATATCAGCTACCTTGGACCCTGTGGTTGGCAGGAGAGGCCTTGGTAATGTTGCTGGCACTGGCTGCTGCCCGGATGGTGCTGTCCCATGGCAGGGCCTTATTGGTGGTGGTcacccatttgtgaaatgccctccctggtgaggtgcaTCTGTTGTCCTCTTTATTGGCttgaaggaggaggagtttaAAAACCTTTCTGTTCATCCAGGCCTTTGATGGCTAAAATACATTGCTACTGGAAACCTTGAAACgtttggcttcaagttacaagaaaggagattccgacgaaacatcaggaagaacaccCATGGCAGGTGGCTCTCCAatctcagcttaaaaacctccaaggaaggagagtccaccaccttctgagggagactgttccactgtcgaatagctcttactgtcagaaagttcttcctggtgtttagctagaatctcctttcttataaagaaaggagaagaggaatgtttttgcctggcacctaaataggcaatgaaggcgccaggcgagcctccctggggaggaaGACTCATTCTAGTGCAAGTATTTCATTCAATACTGTCCATAAAAATTATAGACTTAATAAATAAGCTGACTTAAAGAAACctcagagacagacagagaaaggAGATGAGTTAAgatggtgaataataataataataataataatttatcatttgtaGCCCGCCCATCCAGCTGCGTCTCCCCAGCCACTTGAGGTGAAGCCTCAAGGTGTATCTAAGAGGAAGAACCTGCAGCCGGATGATTCAGTCAGTCTTCTGTGAGATTAAGCAGAAGCTGAAAAATTCACGAAGGAATCCCCTCCTCAGTTTCCAGGGAATGAAATGGCCCCGCAAGACTCCCAAGAAAGTACCTGCTGCCGACATCTCCTCTTCCTTGGAgtcccagagaaatggatcctctCCTCTTTCCAGCCGGGAGATGAGGTCTGGTTTGGGAAATCCTTTCAAGGAAACTGACAGACATGTTTTTGGGTAGAAAATACATTGGCATTCCAAGCCCCCACCCATTCCTATGTCCTCCCAAAGCAGGGAAAGGCAGGTTCTTGTAGATGCTGCCAACAAATAGGAGGGGGAAATCTGAACTCAGTGGAATTCATCTGATACTTGGTTTTCATTTGGGGATATTTCTGCGTATGGGACACCTCAACCTGAGGGTCATTTCTCCTCCCCATGAGAACCTAAGAACCACCCTGTAGAATCACAGAAAAGGCCTATCAGATCTAGTCTAGTCTCTGGTCAAATAATCACACACACCCATCTGTTGTCTGAGGGAACAAGGAGTAGAGCTATGAAGGCCCGGGGGGAAAGACAGAAAAACGGGGGAAATTCCAAGGTTTTGTTTTCTGAATTTGTTTCCAGAAAAttgggggagaaaggaaaaattggGGAGATAACTGTCCCCCGTTTTCCCATGCCTTCATATTTCCAACAGAGAAAAATGGATGTTGTGTTCATGTCAGGGAAAAGTGAAACCCCATAAGCTTCACATCTCAACAAACTGTGTTTTGCCAGTTTTCAATATGGCATTAGTCAGGTCCGAGAAATTATGGCCCAGGAGACGCATTGTGGGCCCCCAGCCTTGCCATCTGTTTCCAAACTGGCGTCTCTGCAGTACAGTGACTAATTCCAAGAATAGGAATCTATACCCCTTGAGCGTCAGTCCACCAAGGAACGATTGTCCTTACCCAAAGAGATCAAAGCCTTGTAATTCTCCAGCATGACCTCCTTGTAGAGAGCTCTTTGGCCCAGATCCAGGAGATCCCACTCCCCTTTCGTGAAAGACAAGACCACCTCCTCAAAGGATACCCGACACTGAAAGAAGCACATATTctgtactcagaaataagcttCCCTACATACACCACTGCTCCCCGTTTGAAATGAGGGGCAGTTAAGCTACTaagttgtggttttttaaattcatttataatatttatggttttaaaaaaagacctgTTTGTGTTATTGAGTTTTGCAATTCTGTTGTATTCCAGCTTGATGTATTTTTCCTTTGAGATATGATTTTGTTTGAggtatgtattttatttgttttccccaGTAGAataggaaacataaacaaaatgatgtgggggttttttggtaaTTTTTCTGTGCATTGTTTCGAACGATGCATTGTTATATTGAGTTGCTTAAAAGGCGAGCTCATTCCATCAGCGCAGGGATTTCTATTGGTGcaatgcaatcccccccccccaatcttgctcccccacaaaaaaatatgtctcccaaccctctggagcacatATGGGGAGTGGGCAGCACATGAGCAGGGTGGAATCCTGCCACACTAGCAGTAATCGCTGAGCTGACGGAATGAGATATTTGAAAACCACCCATTGGTATCTGCTATGTAAACGGCTTAAAGATTTCTCAACATacaaaggcggcatacaaattaaaCAAATCAGCTTTGCTTTCGCCTtactattttttttccctttttactaGATTCAAGACTCGCAAGAAAAGTCATTTCCACAGACTTCTCTCTTGATCATCTTCATATCTTTGGGCATCAAGAAGAAAGGGGAATGttattcagtccccccccccccctcccgcagcATAGTGAGACAGAACGGAGGTGTCCAGGCCTACCCCTAGCATCTCTCCCAGGTGGTCCCTAACTTACCTGAGATGGCTGCACAGCTGTTCTTTCTGCTCTACCCCAAAGGAGGGAGGATCCTGGAGGTGCCTTCGATGCCATTGTGTTGCCTGGGGAGGAGACAGAAGAGATGTAAACAAGGGGATTTCTGAAGATAAGAGGAGCCCTGgtggaggtaaaaggtaaaggtaaaatccCTTGACTTCCCATCATCCTTCCCTGGTTTCCATTGTCAATCCCTTTTTCCTTCAGCTTATCCTATTTTTTTCTCGTTTGTTAGAAATATTATTAACTAATTTTTCATTATAATTTGTATGTAgactggggaaaaggtgggatataaataaatataatagtaGTTCTAGGTGCCACAACATTAGAAGGATATAGTAaaactggaaggtgtgcagaggagagccaccaagatgatcaagggtctagaaatgaagccttatgaggaatggttgagggagctgggtatgtttagcctggagaactgagaggagacaggatagctgtcttcaaatattcGAAGAACTGTCACATGGGAGAGGGAGcaagttttctcctgctctgaaaggtaggactcaagccaatggcttcaagttacaagaaagaaaattccaaccAGACATACGGAaaaaattctgacagtaagagatgttcaacagtggaactgtctccctcaggaggaggtgggctctccttccttggagatcgccaagcagaggctggatgctttagcagagattcctgcattgcagggggctggattagagGACCtctggggttccttccaattgtATGATTGGTGCTGTCAACTGAGCTCTGCTGAGCTCCCCATGCCTTGCCCCcctgtcccttctaactctacaatagTATGATTCTACGATGAtgatactaatactactaattacgaccccatgacaggcatagcaatgtcaagcgcaaagaacccctaaaaatagggagggcgggagggagatccatTGCAAGCAGCAAAGGTGAAACTGCAAGCTGCTTGCTATGAATATAAAAGGCTATGGCTGTCAGTCAAATAACTTGCAACATACCAATTTCCCCAACAGCAGCAAACCCCCAATCACACTTGTGGCCAACTAGtctgacccgcccaacaaaccaagggatgtcttgttaacccttccacaacccgaGCTCTCTcaaaatatgagagagacattgaaaatcttcaataaaaaatattcaatTCTTCATGGGGGATTGATTAGGTTCAGTCTTTTGGCTCTTCTCTGGCATCTATTAAGGACTGATTATACAAATGTGTTGCAGGCTTTGCAGCCTTTAACACTCTTTTGGAAGGAGTGTATTTGTAGGCTGGGCCAGAGTAGTTGATTTTACAGGCAAGCAAAGCAGAAACAGTGCTGTTGTCTAATAATGCCATCCTCTTCTCTGCAACTATCTCTCTCACCATACTAAACACCCTTTCAGAACTGGCATTGCTGTGGGGAATACAGAGTAACGCCTTCATTAATCTTGGCAGCTCCCTGAACCTCACATCCTTCCCTAGCAGGCCccagaatctgtcaattttttctTCTTGGGGGAGTTGCTTGGTATCTGTCAGCTGGTAGTCAAGGAGTTCCTCTCTCAGCCTATCTTCGTTCAAGCTCAACTGAGGGAGCAGGGCCACTAGACTTTctactgtaaaataaaacaagtgttTGACTGAACACTGCTCATCTAAACTATGCACTAACTCAATCATTCTATCAATGGGGAAACTGTCCCTAACATCTACCTGCCCCTGGAGTAACATCAATGCGAGCAGCAGGGTCCAGCACTTTCAAGTCCCTCGGGAGTGGATTGTcgaggggaaaggaggagaacaTCTTCTGAAGCGCTGCTTCGTAGAATCTTCTCACAGTTCTGCAACAGCATAAGAGTGAAAAAACTGATTAGTGGCAACATTTTAGGCACACAGCCTATACTCTCATACTGAGATGATATCATGATTACATAACTGCTGGGTAATATACTCACTGGAAGATTTTCTTCTCGGCGGTCATAGGAAGCTCTGTGCTTCTCATGAACGCCTTTGTGTTTGCTCCAATAAAGAGGTCTTCATCAGGCAACTGATGTCCTTCTCCATACTTCACCTCCCTGAGAGGTACACCCACGATGGCCCTGGCTGGTATGAGGAAGCCCAGGATCTTCTTGATCAGCCTGCACATCTCCTCTTCAAGCCTGTGAATTTGCACTTCCTTGgactgcagaaaatataaaaaaacagagAATTCGGAATGCTACAATTAGCACAATCCTATTTAtttataagggacgcgggtggcactgtgggttaaaccacagagcctagggcttgccaatcagaaggtcggcggtttgaatccctgcgatgggatgtgctcccgttgcttggtcccagctcctgccaacctagccgtttgaaagcacatcaaagtgcaagtagataaataggaaccgctacagtgggaaggtaaacaagcgtttccatgcgctgctctggttcaccagaagcggcttagtcatgcttgccacatgacccggaggctgtacaccggctccctcggccagtaaagtgagatgagcgctgcaaccccagagtcagtcacgactggacctaatggtcaggggtccctttacctttacctatttatttataactATTATTCACACATACGGTACATACAATGTCATTGGTACCCACCTGGAAGGCAATATTAAATTCAGAAAAAGGCTTAAGGGCAGCAGCCAGGAAAAAGAAGTAGATCTTCATGACCGGATCACCCAGATGGCCAGCTAGATCACGTAGTTTGGCACACTTCTCCACTTCCTCAAGGCTGTCAAAGTAGGCCTGCAGAAcataattaaaatgaaaacaaagcacaGTAAAGCGTGTATATATCTGCTGCACTTACCATCCTTACCTTTAGTGCATCCCATTGGTTCAACACTCTCTGGATGCAGGTTAACAGACTCAGCCATCGGGTGCTGCAGTCCCTGAGCAGCTCCAGGTGGTATGAATCAGTAAAATCTACAAAATCCTTGGAGATTTCACATCTTTTTGCACTGTAATACAGAAAATAGTTTTGTTAGTGGCTGGATATGTTTGCAAGGCCTATCCAATAATAATGTACATGAAATCACCTTTTATCAAAGTGGGTGTATATTCTGACCAGGATGTCTTCAACAGGTACCTGTGCTGCTCTGATGGCACAACCAGTGGCCAGCTGTACTAGGTGGCAGATGCAGCCAAGATCCTGAATGTGGGGCTGACTCGTCTTCAGTCTGCTGATAACAGAGTCGTGTTTGCCTTTCATGACACTCACATTATCAGAGTTAAAGGCTATCACGTTCTCCCATGGAATGCCTCTTTTTctataggaaaaaaagaaaaaaaatgcaacaaaatgtcaGACAAAATGTAAGGTTATACTTAAGAGCAAAGTACTGCAAACGTCAACAACACAGTGCGGCTTCCCTACCTTAATGCTTCATTCAGCTTTTCATAAAGATTTTCTGCATTTCCAACGTTGCATATGGGCATCTCCAAAAATCTGGTAGCAACCTGCAGGTTGGCCTCATCGTAGAGTCTAGCCATGGTGACGAATTCTTTGCCTGCTTTTCTGTTGTTCGATTCGTCACACATCAATGAAAAGGGCTGAGATTGGCATGCTTTGGGCAACTCGTCATCTAGTGCTGCTGCTATGACACCTGTTGAGTAAGAGCATAGTAACGTTAGCTAACAATAAGCCgacaatattacagtggtacctcagttcttaacccgaggtaccattgttttcttaatttgaatCAACTTACCTTTTATGATTTGCGCAGTTTTGGTTCTCCCCGCAGAATATTTTCGTGCAATGGCAGAGTCCGGGAACATCTCAGCTACACACTTGTTGTAGTCGTCGCAGAAGGTGAAAGGAACGTTGTTTTTGGCACACAGCATGGCCATTTTAACCTCTGCATTTATGACCTGGTCAGCCTCTTCGGTATTCCTAGTCACACATGTGGACATCGTCGGGGCATGTTTCTGTGCCTCTACCCCGCGCTTGTGTTTGGCTGCTTTTGTATGCTGAGTGACATCGTTCCTTCCCCCGTGGGAGACACTAAAATCGCAACTGCAAATTGTGCAGAATGCGTAATGGTGGCCCAGTCTGCTTTTCTTCAAGAAGCTAAATTCGCTGTCCCATCTCTCAAGATACTTGCACATCGTCTTTTCTTTTTTCGAAGGAATGTCTTCTCCACCTCTATCCATCTCTTTCCTGGTTtgaaaaagacaaaaagcaaCACATTCAGAGTAGCCACACGTGCAATTTGCAAAGAGATTGTTCTCCTGTAGCAAGCCTACCTCCAGGCCGCTGCTGGAGGGCGGAAAGGCCTCCCGCCACCCTCCCCAGGAGATGGGGACGGGCCGTGGAAAGCAGCGCTGCCCCAAATGCGGCCCACGCCGCTGCAGGGGCGAAATTgggccctttaaaaaagggggggatccatttctaaaatataatcCCGAAGCgttacccccaccaccaccagccaaTCGGGCcatgtgtcggggggggggaggcaaagacCCAGGCATAGCCCTGCTCCAGACATACCTTATTTTCCCTGGCAAGGATGGGCCGTCAATGTTAGTATCTATCCCGATTCCCCGAGCACAGGTACTTTCCAAGTCCCTCCAAGCCAAAGGCCAAAGGCAGAAAGCCCAGCCAACAGCCAAACGAAGCGGTGGTTCCCACAGTGCAGCAATCCGGCAAAGGGACACAGCAGCAAGGAAACCACACCGCTGTATTTAACTGAAacacaaatgtttttaaatgtgtgtgtctttgggggtgtgggtgttattgggttgattttgtttctgttttgattaTATACTTTGAGCttgtatattgtaattttatcctgtgaaccgccctgaggcctGTGGGtaaagggaggtatataaatttaataaattgtagtATAATCAGGCCAGATAAAAATTATTACAAGTTCCAGGGTGAGCACCTGCAGAAGGCTTTCCAATGcttaaggttacaggtaggtagccgtgttggtctgagtcgaaacaaaataaaaaaaattccttcagtagcaccttaaagaccaactaagtttttattttggtatgagctttcgtgtgcatgaagtgtgcatgcacacgaaagctcataccaaaataaaaacttagtctttaaggtgctactgaaggaatttttttacaatgCTTAAGGGTTTGCCTTGACTCCAAGCCCTATGGGGAGACCAAGGAAGGTCACTCACCTGCCCAGGTTGGCctgctgggaggagaggaggagaaagatctGCCCTTCCAAGGGTGGGAAGGCCGTGGAAAGCGGGGCTGCCCCAAATGCGACCCACACCGCTGCAGGGGCAAAATTgggcccttttttaaaaaagggatccaCTTCTAAAAGAGAATCCCAAgcgttcccccccacccccagccaatcgggccatgtgggggggggaggcaaaggccCAGGCCCAGGCAAAGCCCTGCTTCAGACATACCTTATTTTCCCTACAGAGGTACTTTCCGAGCCCCTCCGAGCCAAAGGCCAAAAGCAGAAAGCCCAGCCAACAGCCAAACGAAGCCTCAAGTGGTGGTTCCCACAGCGCAGCGACCCGGCAAAGGGACACAGCAGCAAGGAAACCACACCGCTGGGAACCGCTGAAGGAAAGGCGCGTCCCCAGGCAACGCAGCCCGAATTTCTCAGCACAAGGCATGCAAGCTCCGCCCCCCAGGCGTTCTCAGACTCCTATTGGCCAGCAACGCAGCTGAGGAGCCTCactggccggcaggagctgcttccttataaatcgggagaattatgggatattttagccagcgggaaacagatttaaaaacagaggtttcccgcgaaaaacgggaaacttggcagctagtCTCTGGCTCTAAGGCCCCAGTCATaggaatcgtggagttggaagggaccccgagggtcatctagaccaacccctgcaatgcaggaatctcaactaaagcatccgtgacaaatgggctgggatagctcagttggtagagcaatactgtagacttaatctcagggttgtgggttcgagccccaccttgggtgaaatactcctgcattgcaggggttggactagatggccctcggggtcccttccaactctcccattctaagattctatgcGCCTCGGcttcaaaacttccaaggaaggagactctgcCATCTCCCAAGGAAGTCTGCTCcagccccctgcattgcaggaatcttttgcccaagctggggcttgaacccatggacCTGAGATTCTCTTGCCCAACTGACTGAGCTAACACCTGGCTGCCCCACCTGCAAGATGGTGTGGTGGGAGAGTACCTGCTTTGaattgcagaaggtcccacttcaatcctagaatcctagaattgcagagttggaaaaggtgcccggggtcatctagtccagcccactgcgatgcaggaatattttgcccatggtggggctcgaacccatggacCTGAGATTCTCTTGCCCAGCTGACTGAGCTGTCCCACCTGCAAGATGGTGcagtgggagagcacctgctttgaattgcagaaggtcccacttcAATCCTAGAATTGCAAAATTGGAAA
Above is a window of Zootoca vivipara chromosome 2, rZooViv1.1, whole genome shotgun sequence DNA encoding:
- the LOC118081165 gene encoding uncharacterized protein LOC118081165 isoform X2; translated protein: MDRGGEDIPSKKEKTMCKYLERWDSEFSFLKKSRLGHHYAFCTICSCDFSVSHGGRNDVTQHTKAAKHKRGVEAQKHAPTMSTCVTRNTEEADQVINAEVKMAMLCAKNNVPFTFCDDYNKCVAEMFPDSAIARKYSAGRTKTAQIIKGVIAAALDDELPKACQSQPFSLMCDESNNRKAGKEFVTMARLYDEANLQVATRFLEMPICNVGNAENLYEKLNEALRKRGIPWENVIAFNSDNVSVMKGKHDSVISRLKTSQPHIQDLGCICHLVQLATGCAIRAAQVPVEDILVRIYTHFDKSAKRCEISKDFVDFTDSYHLELLRDCSTRWLSLLTCIQRVLNQWDALKAYFDSLEEVEKCAKLRDLAGHLGDPVMKIYFFFLAAALKPFSEFNIAFQSKEVQIHRLEEEMCRLIKKILGFLIPARAIVGVPLREVKYGEGHQLPDEDLFIGANTKAFMRSTELPMTAEKKIFQTVRRFYEAALQKMFSSFPLDNPLPRDLKVLDPAARIDVTPGAGNTMASKAPPGSSLLWGRAERTAVQPSQCRVSFEEVVLSFTKGEWDLLDLGQRALYKEVMLENYKALISLVSLKGFPKPDLISRLERGEDPFLWDSKEEEMSAAGEGEEYEIYKEPSLLSLERVEQEAGKEVFAKRRRPKMLDGNNSRDERTESSASPGEEILSLHVFHKGKRRKRYSLGGKTLTEEPGLSHQHTAHPEEKPYKCLECGKSEATT
- the LOC118081165 gene encoding uncharacterized protein LOC118081165 isoform X1, whose amino-acid sequence is MDRGGEDIPSKKEKTMCKYLERWDSEFSFLKKSRLGHHYAFCTICSCDFSVSHGGRNDVTQHTKAAKHKRGVEAQKHAPTMSTCVTRNTEEADQVINAEVKMAMLCAKNNVPFTFCDDYNKCVAEMFPDSAIARKYSAGRTKTAQIIKGVIAAALDDELPKACQSQPFSLMCDESNNRKAGKEFVTMARLYDEANLQVATRFLEMPICNVGNAENLYEKLNEALRKRGIPWENVIAFNSDNVSVMKGKHDSVISRLKTSQPHIQDLGCICHLVQLATGCAIRAAQVPVEDILVRIYTHFDKSAKRCEISKDFVDFTDSYHLELLRDCSTRWLSLLTCIQRVLNQWDALKAYFDSLEEVEKCAKLRDLAGHLGDPVMKIYFFFLAAALKPFSEFNIAFQSKEVQIHRLEEEMCRLIKKILGFLIPARAIVGVPLREVKYGEGHQLPDEDLFIGANTKAFMRSTELPMTAEKKIFQTVRRFYEAALQKMFSSFPLDNPLPRDLKVLDPAARIDVTPGAGNTMASKAPPGSSLLWGRAERTAVQPSQCRVSFEEVVLSFTKGEWDLLDLGQRALYKEVMLENYKALISLVSLKGFPKPDLISRLERGEDPFLWDSKEEEMSAAAGEGEEYEIYKEPSLLSLERVEQEAGKEVFAKRRRPKMLDGNNSRDERTESSASPGEEILSLHVFHKGKRRKRYSLGGKTLTEEPGLSHQHTAHPEEKPYKCLECGKSEATT